The segment TGCGTACGCTCGAGCATCACGGCCTTGTCGTGCGCGAGACAGAGAAGGCACGAAATGCGTACCGACTCGGCCCCGAGGTGCGAGTATCGAAGCGCGCCCGTACCGCAACGATCACGTTTGACGCTCCTCCCAGCGGCCGTATGGATCTGCGCGTGCCCTACCCGCCGCCCCCACGTCGAACGAAGCGCTGAAGAACCAAAGGCACTTGTGTGTCGTCTTATGAGCGAAAACGCAACGCTCGGCCTTCGACGTGCGTTTGACACGTATCCTGTCTCCGAGCACGGGCGCCTCACGGGGCGCATCCAGGCCCGTGCATTCGAGGACAGTGAGCGTGCAGAAAGGGAGGAGCACGTGTTTCGGGAGGTGCTGATCCAAGTGCCGAAATAGACAGTGGAAGTTCGTCGGTAAGCGTTCAC is part of the bacterium genome and harbors:
- a CDS encoding winged helix-turn-helix transcriptional regulator gives rise to the protein MSDRRVLDVVFVLRRETRQHLLIGLAEGPLTARMISDRLNVPISTVRANLRTLEHHGLVVRETEKARNAYRLGPEVRVSKRARTATITFDAPPSGRMDLRVPYPPPPRRTKR